Proteins encoded in a region of the Bubalus bubalis isolate 160015118507 breed Murrah chromosome 9, NDDB_SH_1, whole genome shotgun sequence genome:
- the BRD8 gene encoding bromodomain-containing protein 8 isoform X2 has product MATGTGKHKLLSTGPTEPWSIREKLCLASSVMRSGDQNWVSVSRAIKPFAEPGRPPDWFSQKHCASQYSELLETTETPKRKRGEKGEVVETVEDVIVRKLTAERVEELKKVIKETQEKYRRLKRDAELIQAGHMDSRLDELCNDIAMKKKLEEEEAEVKRKATDAAYQARQAVKTPPRRLPTVMVRSPIDSASPGGDYPLADLNATTMEEAASGVTPGTLPSTPVTSFPGIPDTLPPGSAPLEAPMTPVTDDSPQKKMLGQKATPPPSPLLSELLKKGSLLPTSPRLVNESEMAVASGHLNSTGVLLEVGGVLPMIHGGEMQQTPSTVAASPAASGTPTLSRLLEAGPTQFTTPLASFTTVASEPPVKLVAPPVESVSQATIVMMPALPAPSSAPAVSTPESVAPVSQPDTCVPMEAVGDPHTVTVSMDSSEISMIINSIKEECFRSGVAEAPGGSKAPSIDGKEDLDLAEKMDIAVSYTGEELDFETVGDIIAIIEDKVDDHPEVLDVAAVEAALSFCEENDDPQSLPGPWEHSIQQERDKPVPLPAPEMTVKQERLDFEDTESKGIHELVDIREPGVEIKMEPAEPEQGISGAEMVSGVVPATNMEPPELRSQDLDEEPRSIATGEITEADVSSRKGDETPLTAVKTEASPESMLSPSHVVSNPIEDPLEAETQHKFEMSDSLKEESGTIFGSQIKDAPGEDEEEDGVSEAASLEEPKEEDQGEGYLSEMDNEPPVSESDDGFSIHNATLQSHTLADSIPSSPASSQFSVCSEDQEAIQAQKIWKKAIMLVWRAAANHRYANVFLQPVTDDIAPGYHSIVQRPMDLSTIKKNIENGLIRSTAEFQRDIMLMFQNAVMYNSSDHDVYHMAVEMQRDVLEQIQQFLATQLIMQTSESGISAKSLRGRDSTRKQDASEKDSVPMGSPAFLLSLFDGGTRGRRCAIEADMKMKK; this is encoded by the exons ATGGCGACGGGAACGGGCA AACATAAGCTGCTGAGTACTGGCCCTACAGAGCCATGGTCCATCCGAGAGAAGCTGTGTTTAGCGTCTTCGGTCATGAGGAGTGGCGATCAAAATTG GGTATCAGTTAGCAGAGCAATCAAGCCCTTTGCAGAACCTGGCCGCCCTCCAGACTGGTTCTCTCAAAAA CACTGTGCTTCCCAGTACTCAGAGCTTCTAGAGACCACTGAGACCCCAAA ACGGAAACGGGGTGAAAAGGGAGAAGTGGTAGAAACCGTTGAAGATGTCATTGTTCGGAAACTGACTGCTGAGCGAGTTGAGGAACTAAAGAAAGTGATAAAAGAAACCCAGGAAAAATATAG ACGACTGAAAAGAGATGCAGAACTAATTCAAGCTGGGCACATGGACAGCAGACTGGATGAACTTTGCAATGACATTGCGAT gAAAAAGAAACTGGAAGAAGAGGAGGCTGAAGTAAAGAGGAAGGCTACAGATGCGGCATATCAGG CCCGTCAAGCAGTAAAAACACCCCCTCGGAGGTTACCTACTGTGATGGTCCGCTCTCCTATAGATTCTGCCTCCCCTGGAGGTGATTATCCACTTGCGGACTTGaatgcaaccactatggaagaggCCGCCTCTGGG GTAACCCCTGGGACTTTGCCGAGTACCCCAGTCACCTCGTTTCCTGGAATTCCTGACACCCTTCCTCCAGGCTCTGCACCCTTAGAAGCCCCCATGACCCCAGTAACAGATGATTCACCCCAGAAAAAGATGCTTGGACAGAAAGCAactccacccccttcccctctgcTGTCAGAGCTCTTGAAGAAGGGCAGCCTCCTGCCTACTAGCCCCAGACTG GTCAATGAGAGTGAAATGGCTGTGGCTTCTGGCCACCTGAACAGTACAGGTGTCCTCTTGGAGGTAGGCGGGGTCCTTCCCATGATACATGGTGGGGAGATGCAGCAAACACCCAGCACTGTTGCAGCCTCCCCTGCTGCCTCAG GTACTCCTACTCTTTCCCGGCTTTTAGAAGCTGGTCCTACACAGTTCACCACACCTCTTGCTTCCTTCACTACTGTTGCCAGTGAACCTCCAGTTAAACTTGTGGCACCCCCTGTAGAATCTGTATCCCAGGCTACCATTGTCATGATGCCTGCGCTGCCAGCACCATCCTCTGCTCCGGCTGTCTCCACTCCTGAGAGTGTAGCTCCAG TGAGTCAGCCTGACACATGTGTTCCCATGGAGGCTGTGGGGGATCCACATACTGTGACTGTTTCCATGGATAGCAGTGAAATCTCCATGATCATCAATTCTATCAAAGAAGAGTGTTTCCGATCAGGGGTAGCAGAGGCCCCTGGAGGATCAAAGGCTCCCAGCATTGATGGGAAGGAAGATTTAGATCTGGCTGAGAAGATGGATATTGCAGTGTCTTACACAGGTGAAGAGCTGGATTTTGAGACTGTTGGGGACATCATTGCCATCATTGAGGACAAG GTAGATGATCATCCCGAAGTGCTGGATGTGGCTGCAGTGGAAGCAGCACTGTCATTCTGTGAGGAGAATGATGATCCCCAGTCACTACCTGGCCCCTGGGAGCACTCTATCCAGCAGGAACGGGATAAGCCAGTACCTCTCCCTGCACCAGAGATGACAGTCAAGCAAGAGAGGCTGGACTTTGAAGacacagaaagcaaaggaatCCATGAACTGGTGGACATCAGGGAGCCTGGTGTTGAGATCAAAATGGAACCTGCAGAACCAGAGCAAGGCATTTCAGGGGCTGAAATGGTATCTGGAGTTGTTCCAGCCACAAATATGGAGCCACCAGAACTCAGGAGTCAGGACTTAGACGAGGAACCCAGAAGTATAGCAACTGGAGAAATTACTGAAGCAGATGTTTCCAGTAGGAAAGGTGATGAGACTCCACTTACAGCAGTGAAGACAGAG GCATCCCCTGAAAGCATGTTGTCTCCATCACATGTTGTCTCAAATCCCATTGAAGATCCTTTAGAGGCAGAGACTCAGCACAAGTTTGAAATGtcag ACTCATTGAAAGAAGAATCAGGGACTATTTTTGGAAGCCAGATAAAG GATGCCCCAGGTGAGGATGAGGAGGAAGATGGAGTCAGTGAAGCGGCAAGCCTAGAGGAGCCTAAGGAAGAAGATCAAGGAGAAGGCTATTTGTCAGAAATGGATAACGAACCCCCTGTGAGTGAGAGTGACGATGGCTTTAGCATTCACAATGCTACGCTGCAGTCCCACACACTGGCAGACTCCATCCCCAGCAGCCCTGCTTCTTCACAGTT CTCTGTCTGTAGTGAGGATCAGGAAGCTATTCAGGCACAGAAAATCTGGAAGAAAGCCATCATGCTTGTATGGAGAGCTGCAGCTAATCATAG GTATGCCAATGTCTTCCTCCAGCCTGTTACAGATGACATAGCACCTGGCTACCACAGCATTGTACAGAG GCCTATGGATTTGTCAACtattaagaaaaacattgaaaatggACTGATCCGCAGCACAGCCGAATTTCAGCGTGACATTATGCTGATGTTCCAGAATGCTGTGATGTATAATAGCTCAGACCACGATGTCTACCATATGGCAGTAGAAATGCAGCGAGATGTTTTGGAGCAGATCCAG CAATTCCTGGCCACACAGTTGATTATGCAAACCTCTGAGTCTGGGATCAGTGCTAAAAGTCTTCGAGGCAGAGATTCCACCCGCAAACAGGATGCTTCAGAGAAG GACAGTGTCCCCATGGGctctcctgccttccttctctctctcttt GATGGGGGAACCAGGGGGCGCCGCTGTGCCATTGAAGCCGATATGAAGATGAAAAAGTGA
- the BRD8 gene encoding bromodomain-containing protein 8 isoform X3, which yields MATGTGKHKLLSTGPTEPWSIREKLCLASSVMRSGDQNWVSVSRAIKPFAEPGRPPDWFSQKHCASQYSELLETTETPKRKRGEKGEVVETVEDVIVRKLTAERVEELKKVIKETQEKYRRLKRDAELIQAGHMDSRLDELCNDIAMKKKLEEEEAEVKRKATDAAYQARQAVKTPPRRLPTVMVRSPIDSASPGGDYPLADLNATTMEEAASGVTPGTLPSTPVTSFPGIPDTLPPGSAPLEAPMTPVTDDSPQKKMLGQKATPPPSPLLSELLKKGSLLPTSPRLVNESEMAVASGHLNSTGVLLEVGGVLPMIHGGEMQQTPSTVAASPAASGTPTLSRLLEAGPTQFTTPLASFTTVASEPPVKLVAPPVESVSQATIVMMPALPAPSSAPAVSTPESVAPVSQPDTCVPMEAVGDPHTVTVSMDSSEISMIINSIKEECFRSGVAEAPGGSKAPSIDGKEDLDLAEKMDIAVSYTGEELDFETVGDIIAIIEDKVDDHPEVLDVAAVEAALSFCEENDDPQSLPGPWEHSIQQERDKPVPLPAPEMTVKQERLDFEDTESKGIHELVDIREPGVEIKMEPAEPEQGISGAEMVSGVVPATNMEPPELRSQDLDEEPRSIATGEITEADVSSRKGDETPLTAVKTEASPESMLSPSHVVSNPIEDPLEAETQHKFEMSDSLKEESGTIFGSQIKDAPGEDEEEDGVSEAASLEEPKEEDQGEGYLSEMDNEPPVSESDDGFSIHNATLQSHTLADSIPSSPASSQFSVCSEDQEAIQAQKIWKKAIMLVWRAAANHRYANVFLQPVTDDIAPGYHSIVQRPMDLSTIKKNIENGLIRSTAEFQRDIMLMFQNAVMYNSSDHDVYHMAVEMQRDVLEQIQQFLATQLIMQTSESGISAKSLRGRDSTRKQDASEKDGGTRGRRCAIEADMKMKK from the exons ATGGCGACGGGAACGGGCA AACATAAGCTGCTGAGTACTGGCCCTACAGAGCCATGGTCCATCCGAGAGAAGCTGTGTTTAGCGTCTTCGGTCATGAGGAGTGGCGATCAAAATTG GGTATCAGTTAGCAGAGCAATCAAGCCCTTTGCAGAACCTGGCCGCCCTCCAGACTGGTTCTCTCAAAAA CACTGTGCTTCCCAGTACTCAGAGCTTCTAGAGACCACTGAGACCCCAAA ACGGAAACGGGGTGAAAAGGGAGAAGTGGTAGAAACCGTTGAAGATGTCATTGTTCGGAAACTGACTGCTGAGCGAGTTGAGGAACTAAAGAAAGTGATAAAAGAAACCCAGGAAAAATATAG ACGACTGAAAAGAGATGCAGAACTAATTCAAGCTGGGCACATGGACAGCAGACTGGATGAACTTTGCAATGACATTGCGAT gAAAAAGAAACTGGAAGAAGAGGAGGCTGAAGTAAAGAGGAAGGCTACAGATGCGGCATATCAGG CCCGTCAAGCAGTAAAAACACCCCCTCGGAGGTTACCTACTGTGATGGTCCGCTCTCCTATAGATTCTGCCTCCCCTGGAGGTGATTATCCACTTGCGGACTTGaatgcaaccactatggaagaggCCGCCTCTGGG GTAACCCCTGGGACTTTGCCGAGTACCCCAGTCACCTCGTTTCCTGGAATTCCTGACACCCTTCCTCCAGGCTCTGCACCCTTAGAAGCCCCCATGACCCCAGTAACAGATGATTCACCCCAGAAAAAGATGCTTGGACAGAAAGCAactccacccccttcccctctgcTGTCAGAGCTCTTGAAGAAGGGCAGCCTCCTGCCTACTAGCCCCAGACTG GTCAATGAGAGTGAAATGGCTGTGGCTTCTGGCCACCTGAACAGTACAGGTGTCCTCTTGGAGGTAGGCGGGGTCCTTCCCATGATACATGGTGGGGAGATGCAGCAAACACCCAGCACTGTTGCAGCCTCCCCTGCTGCCTCAG GTACTCCTACTCTTTCCCGGCTTTTAGAAGCTGGTCCTACACAGTTCACCACACCTCTTGCTTCCTTCACTACTGTTGCCAGTGAACCTCCAGTTAAACTTGTGGCACCCCCTGTAGAATCTGTATCCCAGGCTACCATTGTCATGATGCCTGCGCTGCCAGCACCATCCTCTGCTCCGGCTGTCTCCACTCCTGAGAGTGTAGCTCCAG TGAGTCAGCCTGACACATGTGTTCCCATGGAGGCTGTGGGGGATCCACATACTGTGACTGTTTCCATGGATAGCAGTGAAATCTCCATGATCATCAATTCTATCAAAGAAGAGTGTTTCCGATCAGGGGTAGCAGAGGCCCCTGGAGGATCAAAGGCTCCCAGCATTGATGGGAAGGAAGATTTAGATCTGGCTGAGAAGATGGATATTGCAGTGTCTTACACAGGTGAAGAGCTGGATTTTGAGACTGTTGGGGACATCATTGCCATCATTGAGGACAAG GTAGATGATCATCCCGAAGTGCTGGATGTGGCTGCAGTGGAAGCAGCACTGTCATTCTGTGAGGAGAATGATGATCCCCAGTCACTACCTGGCCCCTGGGAGCACTCTATCCAGCAGGAACGGGATAAGCCAGTACCTCTCCCTGCACCAGAGATGACAGTCAAGCAAGAGAGGCTGGACTTTGAAGacacagaaagcaaaggaatCCATGAACTGGTGGACATCAGGGAGCCTGGTGTTGAGATCAAAATGGAACCTGCAGAACCAGAGCAAGGCATTTCAGGGGCTGAAATGGTATCTGGAGTTGTTCCAGCCACAAATATGGAGCCACCAGAACTCAGGAGTCAGGACTTAGACGAGGAACCCAGAAGTATAGCAACTGGAGAAATTACTGAAGCAGATGTTTCCAGTAGGAAAGGTGATGAGACTCCACTTACAGCAGTGAAGACAGAG GCATCCCCTGAAAGCATGTTGTCTCCATCACATGTTGTCTCAAATCCCATTGAAGATCCTTTAGAGGCAGAGACTCAGCACAAGTTTGAAATGtcag ACTCATTGAAAGAAGAATCAGGGACTATTTTTGGAAGCCAGATAAAG GATGCCCCAGGTGAGGATGAGGAGGAAGATGGAGTCAGTGAAGCGGCAAGCCTAGAGGAGCCTAAGGAAGAAGATCAAGGAGAAGGCTATTTGTCAGAAATGGATAACGAACCCCCTGTGAGTGAGAGTGACGATGGCTTTAGCATTCACAATGCTACGCTGCAGTCCCACACACTGGCAGACTCCATCCCCAGCAGCCCTGCTTCTTCACAGTT CTCTGTCTGTAGTGAGGATCAGGAAGCTATTCAGGCACAGAAAATCTGGAAGAAAGCCATCATGCTTGTATGGAGAGCTGCAGCTAATCATAG GTATGCCAATGTCTTCCTCCAGCCTGTTACAGATGACATAGCACCTGGCTACCACAGCATTGTACAGAG GCCTATGGATTTGTCAACtattaagaaaaacattgaaaatggACTGATCCGCAGCACAGCCGAATTTCAGCGTGACATTATGCTGATGTTCCAGAATGCTGTGATGTATAATAGCTCAGACCACGATGTCTACCATATGGCAGTAGAAATGCAGCGAGATGTTTTGGAGCAGATCCAG CAATTCCTGGCCACACAGTTGATTATGCAAACCTCTGAGTCTGGGATCAGTGCTAAAAGTCTTCGAGGCAGAGATTCCACCCGCAAACAGGATGCTTCAGAGAAG GATGGGGGAACCAGGGGGCGCCGCTGTGCCATTGAAGCCGATATGAAGATGAAAAAGTGA
- the BRD8 gene encoding bromodomain-containing protein 8 isoform X1 — MATGTGKHKLLSTGPTEPWSIREKLCLASSVMRSGDQNWVSVSRAIKPFAEPGRPPDWFSQKHCASQYSELLETTETPKRKRGEKGEVVETVEDVIVRKLTAERVEELKKVIKETQEKYRRLKRDAELIQAGHMDSRLDELCNDIAMKKKLEEEEAEVKRKATDAAYQARQAVKTPPRRLPTVMVRSPIDSASPGGDYPLADLNATTMEEAASGVTPGTLPSTPVTSFPGIPDTLPPGSAPLEAPMTPVTDDSPQKKMLGQKATPPPSPLLSELLKKGSLLPTSPRLVNESEMAVASGHLNSTGVLLEVGGVLPMIHGGEMQQTPSTVAASPAASGTPTLSRLLEAGPTQFTTPLASFTTVASEPPVKLVAPPVESVSQATIVMMPALPAPSSAPAVSTPESVAPVSQPDTCVPMEAVGDPHTVTVSMDSSEISMIINSIKEECFRSGVAEAPGGSKAPSIDGKEDLDLAEKMDIAVSYTGEELDFETVGDIIAIIEDKVDDHPEVLDVAAVEAALSFCEENDDPQSLPGPWEHSIQQERDKPVPLPAPEMTVKQERLDFEDTESKGIHELVDIREPGVEIKMEPAEPEQGISGAEMVSGVVPATNMEPPELRSQDLDEEPRSIATGEITEADVSSRKGDETPLTAVKTEASPESMLSPSHVVSNPIEDPLEAETQHKFEMSDSLKEESGTIFGSQIKDAPGEDEEEDGVSEAASLEEPKEEDQGEGYLSEMDNEPPVSESDDGFSIHNATLQSHTLADSIPSSPASSQFSVCSEDQEAIQAQKIWKKAIMLVWRAAANHRYANVFLQPVTDDIAPGYHSIVQRPMDLSTIKKNIENGLIRSTAEFQRDIMLMFQNAVMYNSSDHDVYHMAVEMQRDVLEQIQFKIGRKAAETIYNLNNAFAPRIANKHTVQWWFKKCCKGDESLEDEELSGWPVKVDNDQLRAIIEADSLTTMREVAKELNVDHSMVVQNLKQIGKVKKLDKWVPPELTANQKNHFDVLSSLIPRNNRPFLDWIVACDEKWILYNSRRQPAQWLD, encoded by the exons ATGGCGACGGGAACGGGCA AACATAAGCTGCTGAGTACTGGCCCTACAGAGCCATGGTCCATCCGAGAGAAGCTGTGTTTAGCGTCTTCGGTCATGAGGAGTGGCGATCAAAATTG GGTATCAGTTAGCAGAGCAATCAAGCCCTTTGCAGAACCTGGCCGCCCTCCAGACTGGTTCTCTCAAAAA CACTGTGCTTCCCAGTACTCAGAGCTTCTAGAGACCACTGAGACCCCAAA ACGGAAACGGGGTGAAAAGGGAGAAGTGGTAGAAACCGTTGAAGATGTCATTGTTCGGAAACTGACTGCTGAGCGAGTTGAGGAACTAAAGAAAGTGATAAAAGAAACCCAGGAAAAATATAG ACGACTGAAAAGAGATGCAGAACTAATTCAAGCTGGGCACATGGACAGCAGACTGGATGAACTTTGCAATGACATTGCGAT gAAAAAGAAACTGGAAGAAGAGGAGGCTGAAGTAAAGAGGAAGGCTACAGATGCGGCATATCAGG CCCGTCAAGCAGTAAAAACACCCCCTCGGAGGTTACCTACTGTGATGGTCCGCTCTCCTATAGATTCTGCCTCCCCTGGAGGTGATTATCCACTTGCGGACTTGaatgcaaccactatggaagaggCCGCCTCTGGG GTAACCCCTGGGACTTTGCCGAGTACCCCAGTCACCTCGTTTCCTGGAATTCCTGACACCCTTCCTCCAGGCTCTGCACCCTTAGAAGCCCCCATGACCCCAGTAACAGATGATTCACCCCAGAAAAAGATGCTTGGACAGAAAGCAactccacccccttcccctctgcTGTCAGAGCTCTTGAAGAAGGGCAGCCTCCTGCCTACTAGCCCCAGACTG GTCAATGAGAGTGAAATGGCTGTGGCTTCTGGCCACCTGAACAGTACAGGTGTCCTCTTGGAGGTAGGCGGGGTCCTTCCCATGATACATGGTGGGGAGATGCAGCAAACACCCAGCACTGTTGCAGCCTCCCCTGCTGCCTCAG GTACTCCTACTCTTTCCCGGCTTTTAGAAGCTGGTCCTACACAGTTCACCACACCTCTTGCTTCCTTCACTACTGTTGCCAGTGAACCTCCAGTTAAACTTGTGGCACCCCCTGTAGAATCTGTATCCCAGGCTACCATTGTCATGATGCCTGCGCTGCCAGCACCATCCTCTGCTCCGGCTGTCTCCACTCCTGAGAGTGTAGCTCCAG TGAGTCAGCCTGACACATGTGTTCCCATGGAGGCTGTGGGGGATCCACATACTGTGACTGTTTCCATGGATAGCAGTGAAATCTCCATGATCATCAATTCTATCAAAGAAGAGTGTTTCCGATCAGGGGTAGCAGAGGCCCCTGGAGGATCAAAGGCTCCCAGCATTGATGGGAAGGAAGATTTAGATCTGGCTGAGAAGATGGATATTGCAGTGTCTTACACAGGTGAAGAGCTGGATTTTGAGACTGTTGGGGACATCATTGCCATCATTGAGGACAAG GTAGATGATCATCCCGAAGTGCTGGATGTGGCTGCAGTGGAAGCAGCACTGTCATTCTGTGAGGAGAATGATGATCCCCAGTCACTACCTGGCCCCTGGGAGCACTCTATCCAGCAGGAACGGGATAAGCCAGTACCTCTCCCTGCACCAGAGATGACAGTCAAGCAAGAGAGGCTGGACTTTGAAGacacagaaagcaaaggaatCCATGAACTGGTGGACATCAGGGAGCCTGGTGTTGAGATCAAAATGGAACCTGCAGAACCAGAGCAAGGCATTTCAGGGGCTGAAATGGTATCTGGAGTTGTTCCAGCCACAAATATGGAGCCACCAGAACTCAGGAGTCAGGACTTAGACGAGGAACCCAGAAGTATAGCAACTGGAGAAATTACTGAAGCAGATGTTTCCAGTAGGAAAGGTGATGAGACTCCACTTACAGCAGTGAAGACAGAG GCATCCCCTGAAAGCATGTTGTCTCCATCACATGTTGTCTCAAATCCCATTGAAGATCCTTTAGAGGCAGAGACTCAGCACAAGTTTGAAATGtcag ACTCATTGAAAGAAGAATCAGGGACTATTTTTGGAAGCCAGATAAAG GATGCCCCAGGTGAGGATGAGGAGGAAGATGGAGTCAGTGAAGCGGCAAGCCTAGAGGAGCCTAAGGAAGAAGATCAAGGAGAAGGCTATTTGTCAGAAATGGATAACGAACCCCCTGTGAGTGAGAGTGACGATGGCTTTAGCATTCACAATGCTACGCTGCAGTCCCACACACTGGCAGACTCCATCCCCAGCAGCCCTGCTTCTTCACAGTT CTCTGTCTGTAGTGAGGATCAGGAAGCTATTCAGGCACAGAAAATCTGGAAGAAAGCCATCATGCTTGTATGGAGAGCTGCAGCTAATCATAG GTATGCCAATGTCTTCCTCCAGCCTGTTACAGATGACATAGCACCTGGCTACCACAGCATTGTACAGAG GCCTATGGATTTGTCAACtattaagaaaaacattgaaaatggACTGATCCGCAGCACAGCCGAATTTCAGCGTGACATTATGCTGATGTTCCAGAATGCTGTGATGTATAATAGCTCAGACCACGATGTCTACCATATGGCAGTAGAAATGCAGCGAGATGTTTTGGAGCAGATCCAG ttcaaaataggTCGTAAGGCAGCAGAGACAATTTACAACCTCAACAATGCATTTGCCCCAAGAATTGCTAAcaaacatacagtgcagtggtggttcaagaagtgttgcaaaggagatgagagccttgaagatgaggagcttAGTGGCTGGCCAGTgaaagttgacaatgaccaattgagagccatcattgaagctgattctcttacaactatgcgagaagttgccaaagaactcaacgtTGACCATTCTATGGTCGTTCagaatttgaagcaaattggaaaggtgaaaaagcttgataagtgggtgcctcctGAGCTGACcgcaaatcaaaaaaatcattttgatgtgttgtcttctcttattccacGCAACAACAgaccatttcttgattggattgtggcatgtgatgaaaagtggattttatacaataGCAGGcgacaaccagctcagtggctagactaa